Proteins encoded by one window of Rutidosis leptorrhynchoides isolate AG116_Rl617_1_P2 chromosome 7, CSIRO_AGI_Rlap_v1, whole genome shotgun sequence:
- the LOC139860249 gene encoding F-box/kelch-repeat protein At3g06240-like: MSSLYFISFDHHEETKEEEEESIPTKLHLQVPDLIHSIYGSCNGLVLLHTFGHWSDHQTLVVSNPTTREFVQLPDCDFKIEGHRNTWTRVIDYPDKYHSSHITSKAFVNGSFHSVATKVSDQTKVIVAFSLADENFSEVPSPTLSYDLDTFCRLCVVDEKLAIFSWLDAKVWLMNEYGVKGSWTTILLHGLNEIPMIRLPFVFYVNGKLVLICLNEILIYDIEYGRLSKHIRNTDPMASNFFSCVSVESLVSPRFNRLN; this comes from the exons ATGAGCAGTCTTTATTTCATCTCGTTTGATCATCATGAAGaaacaaaagaagaagaagaagaatccaTACCGACAAAGTTGCACTTACAAGTCCCTGATTTGATCCACTCTATCTATGGTTCTTGCAATGGCCTTGTTTTGTTGCATACTTTTGGCCATTGGTCGGATCATCAGACACTCGTGGTTTCAAATCCAACAACAAGAGAATTCGTGCAATTGCCAGATTGTGATTTTAAAATCGAAGGGCATAG AAATACTTGGACGCGGGTGATTGATTATCCTGATAAATATCACTCGTCTCATATAACATCTAAAGCTTTTGTTAACGGGTCCTTTCATTCGGTAGCTACTAAGGTTTCTGATCAAACAAAAGTAATTGTTGCGTTTAGTTTGGCAGATGAGAATTTCAGTGAAGTGCCATCACCTACGTTGTCTTATGATCTTGATACCTTCTGTAGACTTTGTGTTGTTGATGAAAAGCTTGCAATATTCTCATGGTTGGACGCTAAAGTTTGGTTGATGAATGAGTATGGGGTAAAAGGATCTTGGACTACGATATTACTTCATGGACTCAATGAAATTCCTATGATACGTTTACCATTTGTTTTCTATGTCAATGGGAAACTTGTGCTCATTTGCCTCAATGAAATACTAATATATGACATTGAATATGGAAGATTATCAAAACATATTAGGAATACAGATCCGATGGCTTCTAATTTTTTTTCATGTGTATCTGTCGAAAGCCTTGTCTCACCAAGATTCAACAGACTCAATTAG